DNA from Ictalurus punctatus breed USDA103 chromosome 7, Coco_2.0, whole genome shotgun sequence:
TAAAGAGTTCCCCTGATCAGCCACCCTGGCATAAACATGAGGAATCTGAAAATAGTATtcttattaattaaaatgcttCCTCTGAATGTAGCTTCTGAGGCTGTATTCTGTCCTGTTACATCAGTCGATTTTCTGGACTCTGTATTCAGAGTATGCAAATGATCCGATTTTTCAGTGATTCAGATTTCAGAGTCAGACGCCCGTCTGAATAGCGATCAAGTGCGTAGTTATATCTGAGGTCTGTATACTAATGTGCACAGAGTCTGTATTGAATATAGCCCTCAGTCTCTAGCCTTCATCATTAATAAGAAAATGCACCATAAACCATCAAGTTTAACGGTTCAACATGGTTATATTGTAGCATTAATTATAAATCAAATCaatgtaataaattaaatcacTTATGAGCATTCCTCAACCAGGAAGAACTCTAgcttaacaaaaacaacaacaatacaataaataaagctCATACTCTCAAAGAACCTCAATGCATACAGTTTTAGTCTTTCTTAAATGTCGATtcattaaataaagaataatgtgcattttattttacatacaaaTGAAATTCACACACGCTGTAATATTTACTTTATGCTTTTCAAggatttcattaaaatgtcatcATCGCTGCAGTGCTGTAAAGTTATGAACATGTGTGGATATCCAGTACCCATTGAATACATGCGAAAGTGCGAGTTTTGCATAAtgaagggggggtggggggggtctcGAAAGCGCTTCATCATTCCAGATCACTGTAGTCTGCAGTGTTAGAATCCGGCTCTGTGCTGTTCAGAAGGTCCACTAATAAAGAGATGAGCTGGCTGTCTTGAGTGCTGTTCTCTTCGACACTACAGCCAGAGGTTAAAGGTCGGAGGTTACGGTGAAGCATAGCCTGCAGAGAGGTGCGTAACGCCCACAGCACCTCCCAGCCCTGAGCAGACAGCTCCCACCGTACGAGAGAACGGCCCGGCATGGTTACCTCCACCCGATCGCCATACGCtgcaggagagagacaggaggatGGTCTTAAACAAGTCTtcgtgtgtctgtctgtatctgtctgtgtctcattcattctctctctctctttttatgtctctctctcgatctttccttctctctcaaTGTGGgtctctcgttctctttctttctctctgtgcctGCGTGCAtatctttctctgtctgcaTTTTTCTCGGAGtggacatctctctctctctctctgtacatctctGTCTGCATTTTTCTCGGAGtggacatctctctctctctctctgtgcatctctgtgtgagagtgtgaaatgtgcatctcactctctctctctctctctgtgcatatCTTTGTCTGTCTGCATTAATCTCTTTCTCTGAGTGcacatctctcgctctctctttttctgtgtgtgtgaaatgtgccCCTCTCGGAATGCacgtctctcttgctctttgtctgtgtacatctctctctctctctctctctttctttttcccctctgtaTGCATTTCTATCTCTTTATTTGTATtaatctcaatctctctctctctctctttaggtGTGTCTGTGTATCTTACACTCTGGGTGCCTGTgcatctctctcattctctctctctcagaatgTGTGCATCTCTCCTTGCAGTGTGTGCGTATGTTATTTTACCACGCTCGATCAGGTTACAGTccgtgaggaggaggagggccAGCGGATGGACTGCAGACGAGTCTCTGATGAAGACGCTGCCATTCGATTTAATTGCAGAGAAGAACGTGAGCCAGCGACTGGGAAGCTTTCGCTCGgccctgaataaacacacacacacacacacacacacacacacacacacacacacacacacacacacacacacacacacacacacacacacacacacacacacacacacacacacacacacacacacacacacagcctttatGGGACATTTGCACAGACTTCACTATTGAGCACTTATTataatgtattgtttttttgttttttttttaatatggcACTTTCATGTCTTTTTATAACTATTTGGCTAAAATAGAACTAATATGTAGAGAGTTAGCGCAGCGTGCTAATGGAGTGACTCGGTTACCTGTTGACGGAGGAGCGGTGGAGTAACACAGGCCCACTCTGAGTGCGGTAAGACAGGTCGTTAGGACGGAACCTGCCCCCTTTGCTTACGACGCCTCTCTTCACCTGAAAGTCACATGATCGGGAGAAGGATCTGGTTCAGCAGAGCATTCAGACCTCAAACCGAATAAATGTCACATGAACGCTGCTGTAATCGCATCACCACAACGTGAGGTCACTCGGTGACGCTTATTAATGAGCACCTGAGGGTCTGACGTCGAGTTCTTTTAAAACTGTATGAATGACACGAATTTGAATATTCAAAAGAATCATCATATCGTTATAATGTACTGCCACAGACCTACACCCCATGAATCCTAAAAGGCTTTCCGTTAACCACTTGTGCTCACTACAATATGGCCTTAACGCAACAGCCTTATTCTAACTGtcttctgtaaatgtatgaatgtctacaaaaacaaaaagcatgcTATAATTGACATTTTCCTCCACAAAGCAACACAAGGCTAAAAGTCTAGGAAGTGTGTTTTCATAGACTTAGGAGGACTAAAAGTAAACCGTGGGGGCTTAAATGCTCAAAAGtggattacattttattttaaaacatcacaGTAAGAACCCCCCCCAATAGTGTTACTGTGTGGCTTGGTGTAAACCCCTACTAGCTACATAGTGTAAATAGGCtacatgtggtgtgtgtgtgtgtgtgtgtgtgtgtgtgtgtgtgtaatagataCCTGGATGAGGTTGGGGTAAAACCCTGCCAGTAGCACAGCTTTAAGAAGCTCCTCCTGATTGCTGTGCTGATTGAGTAACGATGAAGGGCGGAGACACTTGGCAGAGTGTGTGACTAGCTCCGCCTCAGCCAGATTCTCACTGAACTGCTGAGttaaacctacacacacacacacacacacacacacacacacacacacacacacacacacacacacacactataaaataTAGATGATGTTTTGTAATACATCTTTTGTTCTTGCACAAATACAAGGCATGGtcaaatacaaccccaattccaaaaaagttgggacgctgtgtaaaatgtaaataaaaacagaatgccgtgatttgcaaatcacataaagccatatgttattcacaatagaacataaaaCATATCAcgtgtttaaactgaggaaatgtaccgctttaagaaaaattttttttacggAATTTTGAATTTggtggccacaacacgtctcaaaaataGTACGAATGGGGcaaaaaaggctggaaaagtaagtgttactgaaaagaaacagctggaggttaattggcgaCAGGTCAGTAGCATGATCGGGTATTAAAAGAGTATTTGGGTTGAATGAAAGTGACTTGCCGTGTATAAAACGCAGACTGGCTGCTGAAAGACTGTGCGAGTCCAAATACTCCAGCCGTCCGCGTCTGTCCTGCAGCTCTCGCCAACCCTGTACTGCTCGACTGAACACCAGGTAATCACTGCAGCTGGAGCCACTCAGAGCCCCTTTAGCCTGCCGAGAGAGATTAATAACAGATTATGGTTTTAGCTATAATACAGTGATGACTGAAAGTGtggaaaggaaaacactgcattctgcATTCCAGAACTTTATCCTATCTGTGAaccatggtggtggtagtgtcatggctttccatcattgatggaacagtGAATTATGagttataccagcgaattctaaaggaaaatgtcagaacatcggtctgtgaactgaatctgaagagaaagtagGTCATGcggcaagacaacgatcctaaacacacgagtcgttctaccacagaacggttaaagaagaataaagttcatgttttggaacggccaagtcaaagtcctgacctgaatccaatagaaatcttgtggaaagacctgaagcaagcagttcatgtgatgaaacccaccaacatcccagagttgaatcTGTTCTgcactgaggaacgggataaaactcctccaagccgatgtgcaggactgatcaacagttaccgtaAACATTTAATTGCAGTTATTGATGCACAAGGggctcacaccagatactgaaaacgaagcttcacatacttttaccactcgcAAATATGTAATatctgtaaaaataataataataataataataataataataataataataattcctcaatgaaataaacgaccaagtataatatttttgtctcatttgtttaattggggtttttttttaatccacttttaggacttgtgtataAATCTGATGTGTTAGGTCATATAGACATACAGGCACCACTGTAGGTATAGTGTAGCTGTAATTTAATCCTGATGTTCTGTTCCACTGATTCAGTCCCTGTTGATATTTATACAACTAATGCTTGTACGGTTCATTACAGAAACCAAGCCAACCTCACAAAGCTTTATGTTGGGAAAATCAAGAGAAGTGTGCTTGTGATGTTGTAACTTTGACCCTAACAGAACGCAAAAGGTCGACGAAAAGCATACATGGGAGGACATATGAATGCGTGTGCGAGACCTTGGTGACTGTGGAGCGGTTTTGCAGGCTGTTGTGAAACGGGTCTCGGGTTAGACAGGCTGCCACAGACAGCATGGGCAGGACACAGCGGAAAAGACAGGACAGAACCAGGAGCTTCCCCAAGCGTGGGTCACATGACATACATGCCACACGCTCCCCCAGCGGAGTCAGGCACTCCGACATGTCCAACACACCTACAGAGAAATACGCGAAGGTCATCTAACTTGAACTTGGGTTAATATTCAGAACAACATGCCCAGACTGTTGTGTATCCTCACCGATCTCCTGCAGCGTCTTCACGGCTTCTCTCACTGAACCTTGTTCTGGAGAGTCCATCACCTgggacaggaagtctacagcctatattagttaaataaataaacaaataaatgctaCATACGAAAGCAGAGAGGTTTTAGTCTGCATAAGGTATTTGCAAATCTAAaacttaaatgaaataaataaataacatacaaCTCATCTCCTCAGACAACCCCCATGACCCCCCCCGAAGGTTTTTGGTACAGCCCACAGCACATACCTTACTCTGAGGACTGTGGATCTTGGCCTGAACCACCAGGCTCTCCAGGGGGGTGCGCAGAATCTCCGGGATGGGAAACTTGGTCATGGCATCGAGTTGTTTCCGGGGAAACAAGTGATAGGCGTGGCCAGGTTGGCATCGACCCGCCCTCCCACGGCGCTGAATGACATTTGAGCGAGAGATCCAGACCGTGTCCAAACAGGAGACCTGTGCAGAAAGAATTTCAAGATTACTTCAACAGTTTACTttggcagaaaaaaataaataaataaaaatcgagAAAAGACCTCGAAAGAATTTCTCAAAGTCAATGAAATGAACGGCATTGAAACAATCAGCGTTGTGCGAcgttaatagtttttttttttagctcaagCATTTCTTTAATTCAAATGCAAAAACCATTTAAGCCATGAGTCTTCTCCTCTTAGAGCATGACTCATCTCACCTTGGTCCTGGGATCGTAGCTCTGCTCTTTCTGAGTGCCCAGGTCCACAACGTGCACTATGTCATTGATGGTGATGGACGTCTCTGCGATGTTGGTTGCCAGGACAATTTTGCGCTGGCCCTCTGGGGGGCGCTTGAACACAACCTGCTGATCTGCTACAGACATGCTGGAATGCactaagggggggggggggggggggggggataaacaAAGGTTGGTTCATTTTAATGCTATAAGGCATTGCTGACTGAAAAACGtcttttctttaaacaaaatgtccTGTAAAATGATTCTATCAGGGTGTTCAGGTTCATCTGAGGTTTTTATAGCTATTAAATACAGTCAATAGTGGCTCTCAgttttcctttcctctcctctcagtTTTCTTCCAGGTTTACCTTTTagacttttatttttgtatataaatCATAATATAAAAAAGGTACATTCGAATCTTTTCACAGCTCAACTGTATATGTTTAAGGTTTAGGAACGCATCACGCGGTGTTGTATCGCAGATGGCATATATTTGGTACGATGTTAGAGAAAAAGAGTTCATGTTTAAGTGAGGTAGAGAAGGAAGGAGTAGATGAACTGGAGTGATAAACAGTGTTGTTACATGGTAAGATGAGCTGTGAGCCCAATTTGAAGGCGTGCTTCTCCTCCAGCTTCTGCTGCAAGGCTTTAATGTCCTGCCAGCCGGGCAGAAAACACAGCACCGCCCCTGAACAGCCCGGAAACAAGGACAGAAGACACAAGGTGGGGCaggaatattaaaaaaataaaaataaaacacacctgGTTGTAATGTAAAACAGATGTTTAAAAGAGATAGAAtgaagacgtgtgtgtgtgtgtgtgtgtgtgtgtttgtttacctgGCTCTCCACGAGTGTGAATGTGATCGATCACGTCGGCCACTAAGTCGAGGTCAGGGGTCGGATCATCCTGTTCCTTCTTAATGCATAAACAGTGAAGCAAACTCTTAGTGTTTATTATGGTGCAATTCTCACCTCTATATCTGTCTCGCTCTCCCTTCTCTCACCCGTAcatctgtctcgctctctcttctctcaccCGTAcatctgtctcgctctctcttctctcaccCGTACATATCTGTCTTGCCCTTTCTTCTCTCACCCATAcatatctgtctcactctcccttcTCGCACCCGTACATCCGTCTCGCTCTCCCTTCTCTCACCCGTACATAtctgtctcaccctctcttCTCTCACCTGTACATCCGTCTCACTCTCCCTTCTCTCAcccatacatatatatatatatatatatatatatgtctcaCTTCTTTCCATTGTCTTACCTGTATACCTGTCTCGGCCCTTTCCCTTTTACTCACCTGTCTATCAGTCATCTATTTCCCATTTCTCACCTGCATAGCTCTctcatttatttctcttttctcacctgtatatctgtctcactgtcacgTTCCTCATCTGTATCACACATTTCCATTTTCCCACATTTATACCCGTCTCACCACTCCCCTTGTCTTACCTCTATCCCTACATAACATATCTCTCAGCACTGCTCCTTGCCTTCCCTGTATATCCTGCTCACTCTGCTTCTTTTGAAACCTGTCTAGCTGCATCATTTCCTCACCTGGGTGTTGGCCTTATTCGCTGGTCTCCCCATCTCCCTCAGCACCTCCTCCAGGTATCTCTGTCTCACAGGGTGCATGAAGCCGGGGACGTGCACTACAGGACACTCATCAAAGTAGGAGGCAAGGCGCTGCGTGTCTCCGCTGGCGCTCATCAGTACCACGCGCAGCTCAGGATTGTGGGTAAGGGCGCGACGCAGCAGGGCCAGCAACACGTCCGTGTTTACGTCTCGTTCGTGCACCTCGTCCACCATCACATGACTCACGCCGCGCAGCCATGGATTCGACcgcagcttcctcagcaggacgcCCACGGTGAGGAAGAGGAGCGCGCCACCGCTGGCCTCTGGGGGACGAGACTCTAACCGAACCTGCAGAGAGAATTTTTAACTACCCCAGATTTCTCACAAGAATGTTAGCTACGTCACTGCTTGGGGTTCAGTTTCAGGAAACTAAGCACATCGGTAAAATACTTACAATGTAAATAAACCCAAAGTCTCATCTGAAGAGCTAAATAATTACGCTATACCTGGTAGCCGACACAGGGCCTGAGGGCGGGGCCCATCTCATTGGCGACACGCTCAGCCACCGAGACTGCGCTGATCCTGCGCGGCTGCGTGACCAGGATGTTGCAGTGAGCCCCGGCTCCGCCCCTCACACGGCCCTCTAGCAGGAAACGCGGGATCCTCGTCGTCTTCCCGCAGCCCGTCTCTCCAGCCACCAGCACCACCCGTGACGCCTCCACCGCCTCCACCAGACGATCCCGATGAGTGTCTACAGGAAGCTCCGCCCCCCGAGCCGGCCCTGCCCTCTCCCACTGCTTCAGAAGGCTGTCACTCAGGAACTCCGCCTCCTCGGGGTTCAGAGGGCGGTACGGCTTGCCAGTGATCACGTCGAGCATAGAATCCTCGTCGTTATCACCTTTGACATCGTCCTCGTTAAAGGAAGAGGACTGCCTCTGGTCAGCTCGCTCTGCCCACAGTTTCTGCACCGCCTCCTCCACTGGATACTACTCAATAACAGAAATCAACATTTTTAATTCATCTAAAAATTGTTTTGCTCTGTCTCTACAAAACAAAATTCATGAATTTGTGAACTTTcccaacttgttttttttttttaaactccaaCACTGGTCAACATTTATGTGGAGCTGCGGCACGATTTCGATTAATCccgtttttatttcatttagtgGATCAAATTCCCACATTTGTTCATCCAGGTCGTAATTGTTCCTGCTCGTGTATAGACAGATTCACGTTTCGCTCTATAAAAACAGCATTAATCCCAAAAGCAGCTCGAATCCTAATGGTTCCTTGGTAGCTTCTCTGTTTGCCCAGATACACTGTAAAGGCACAAACCTGCGATAAATGATCTCTGATCCTGCGCTCCAGACTGTCCGGGATCTCCAAGCGGCACGGCCTCTTTTCTCGCACTCCTGCCTCCTTCACCTCCTCTTGGTTGTACATGGCATGTGTGAGAGGATTATTCTGCTCATCCAGCAAGTCCAGCTCCTAAAAGCGCCATATTTCACACAGACCTACTCTTTAAAACCTTCGCCAAAAGCTTAGGTCCTGGCTTTTAAGctagtttattgtaatcttgCCTTTTAAACTAtagcttaaaataaataaataaataaataaaaattcacaatACATTAAATACATGTCTGATAAATTGTAAACGAGTCTGTTACATACACACTAATGATCTAATCCTGCCAGATTACTGAAGTGGTCACATTAACAACCTACAAATTAAAGCTGGACTAATAATAAAAGTACTTCATCTATTAATCCCGTAATATTTTGTCGTTGTTTCTCCATCATTTTGAAACATGATAAACGATTTCACACCAGGTCTTATCCCTTCCCTGGTGGATTAGCTGGTTGCGAAGAGGCTGTAGAGACGCGATGTCAGATACCTCAAAAGAATCAACGCGGAAATATGTTATCTAATACGAACACGATTCTACACACCTTAAGTCTGAGGCAGGCGAGCGCCGCTGCTCGCGTTTCAGCCTCCAGTCTGCGGCGGCCGCGGCCGGTAAAGCTCATCTCCGCGGGCCAGCGCAGAGTGAGTTCACACTCCTTCACCTTCCCTCCAACGGTCTTGTACTGCAGCAGCTCCTGacaaaacatcacacacagtTAGGACACGAAAGGgactggtcatgtgacctcaaCAGGGGTTTTAAAATAACACGGATTAATAAGCTTAAAAGACATGGCATCAAAAAGTGCCGCATCAATGATAGATTTATTTAACCTCTACGATCATAAAAGCTCAGGTTTACAGGCTAATATACCGATATAAaagtggtataagtggaataaaacactctgggacGTGCAGGACCGTATCGCACCACGCCGACAGCACGTTTCCATACGGTTTATTCCCTGCATAAACAACCTGTACTGTCAGTTACATAAGGATACTCCTGACTGTTCCCAAACCTAACATAATGACTCGACGTGACCTGTTTAGCGTGCTCCTTTAACTTACGTTGACGCTTTCAGACGTCGTGGCCACTTGAATAACCCTCGCCAAAAGCGCCTTCGGCTTCGAGAAGATCCCGAGCGCCTCCGAGACCTTCGGATCCTCTTCCACCACCCTGCACCCAACAGACAATAAATACACTCAAGGCAAGCATACAGCGGAGTCTGAAAAATCTACAGagactacattaaaaaaaataataataataaaaaaagaaaaaaactggacataaaaacaaaaaagttttagaatttggaaaatttttaaacaaaaaaagaagaaaatgtttaatatcaatatcatgactattcaagaaaaaaaaaagtctctattTAAATTACACGCcgtcattaaaataataataataaaaaaaagtcggATAAACCAAACGCTGAGAAAATTcggaaattcatgtaaatattccCTTTAGATTCTACTTTAAgtttaaaaagattaaaaaggTCACCGTTTGTAAGACACTTAAATGAGCCGGAAGTGAAAAGGCCAAAGTCGTGGCTTGAGGGTAAATAAATCAAACGGCCTACTCCAGGTTTCCCGCGGCTCTTCTCATCCTGCTGCTCGTGGTTCGTCGTAGCTCCATGCTTTTACACACGCTCGGGTCTTCGTCTTCATCCTCGCAGACAAACGAGCGCCAACCAGACTCCCGGGCCAGTCTCTGTGTGGGAAGCTGGTTCCTAGGACCCAGAACTCCCAGTTCCTGTTCACACAGAACACAGTACAGGTTGAGTCAGCAATCAAGCAAGACACGTCTGGAGTCCAAATCTCCAACGGTTACTTCTTTATGCTGCTTTCAAACTTGGGCGGGCGGGCGGGCgggcatgcatgcatgcatgcatgcatgcattcattcattcattcatttaagtGCTGATATGAAAAAACTAATAGGATTTTGTCGAAAGCTTGACAAGTGAAGCTGTTACTAATTTTCACATcacactgtattatttattttttaaaattagaaataaacGATAAACTCTTACGATAAACATGACGGTACAGCTCACCTTTCATTCCGTGGCTTTATCCTCGACTCAACAGCTGCTAAAAACGCAACGCGCACGAGACTGCTGCTGTAGGTTTTAAGAATGAAAAAGGGGCGGGGCCTCTACTCACCCTCAGCCTATGGCAGGCAGCTGCTGCAGCGCGTCGTTCCGCCTCCTGTTTCCGTGATCCGAATCCCTCTACTTCGATCCTCTGAGGCCAGAACAATGTAACGGTCGCCCTCTaccacaacaaaaacaaaaagaaatctgtCATTTTCTGTGCTCAATTTCTATTTGGGATATTTATAGCTGTTAATAGGTTTAAATGAATTAGTACACTTGTACAAGCGCTTATTCCGCCTGTACCTTCACATCTCCGTCTGTGCAGCTGTACTGGATGTATCGAGAGATATTCGACTGTCCCAGGGATCGAGACAGGGTTGAATGTAGGAGATTCTTTGGTTCTGGGAACTCCATGAGCAGGTCAGACTGGCCTGGTGAAATAAACAGTAGAGTAGGCAAGTAGAGCTTTAGGTGAGGCATTACAAATCAAGCATTGTGTTTTAGCCACAACAGTTATTATTAGActgaggaatatagctgtgatgtgcagtaaaaggttgttgagcttcacaaaatgggacgtgtctataagaaaatatcaCAAGCATTGAagatgcccatttccaccatcagggcaataattaagaagttccagtcaactggaaatgtcatgaatcaacctggaattggacgtgtgtctatatcgtctcaatgcactgtgaagaggacggttcgagtggccaaaaaatctccaaagatcacagctggagaactgcagaagttagttgcatcttggggtcagaacgtctccaaaactacaatctgaagtcacctccatcgccacaagttgtttgggagggtttcaagaaaaaagcctctactctcatccaaaaacaaactcgagcgtgttcagtgtgccgacactactggaacttcaaatgggatcgggttctatggtcagatgaaaccaaaatagagcttttttggtaataaacaccagaggtggttttggagcacacagagaggtagccgtatggaaaagtacctcatgcccacggttaaatatggaggtggatctttaatgttttggggctgtttttctgccagaggacctggacattttgttaggatacatggcatcatggactctatcaaatatcaacagatattaaatgaaaacctgaccgcctctgacagaaagcttcaaatgggccgtggttggatcttccagcaggacaatgatccaaaacatcatcaaaatcaacacaaaaatggtttactgcccacaaaatcaaggtcctaccatgaccatcccagtcccctgacctgaaccccatagagaacctgtggggtgaactgaagaagagCGTTGAAATCTGAGGgacctggagagattctgtatggaggaacggtctcagatcccttgccatgtattctccaacctcatcaagcATTATAAGAGAAGACTAAGAGGTAAAGGgacgtagcacaaagtactgactaaaaggatgccaataattgttgcacacctatatttaacaaagatatatatatatatatatatatatatatatatatatatatatatatatatatatatatatatatatatatatatatattagtttgctatccatgagagcaaacAATGTAGTGAACTTTTTGATCGAAAGGTTAAACGATAAAGACAATctctcacagccttctttggtcatatttaccaagggtgccaatattagtggaggacactgtacgaTCAATTTGTTGTCCTCTTGAACTCTTATTGGCTGTTTCTCATAGCTGCGACTAATCACAGGGGGTTTCACATTATGTGATTCATCAGCAGGCAAATCAAACATGCTTGAAAATATCAGAGCCTCGCGGCATTAATCACACAGAAAACCCTCACACTGGATACTAGAGAACTCTACACAGTGCACTacatgtcatttgggacacagccatgGTGGTGTGCCGGTATCGCGGCCGGGTTGTAGCACTACCTCTGTCCGTGTCGGTGGCAGGTTCTCCGCGGTTCTGAGCGGTTCCAGCTCGGGTCCTGTACAGGCTCACACCGGTCCGGTCCAAACCGGGTCCGCTTGTGATATAAAAGGTTTTCCTCCCAAGGTTGCACAGAGTCCGGAGACGCATGATGGAGCTACAGTGCGCCGCCATAtttacacaacacacacgcTTCTTCGGCGCCTCAGAGAAGAGGCGCTTCCTCTTTAGCAGCGCCATCTGTCGGTGCGGCATGACAACTGCTCTGTATTTACACTCTTGCTGATGCtaacacagaaaaacaaaactcgGCAAGGAAATTTACGAACACAAACTTTCTCTTGTTTCTTTCAGCGCTAAAGTAACAAACATTCACCACGAGCATCGTTAGCTTTACCCAAAAACGATCATCGATAACCAAAATGTTGACGTGTAGCTAGGCTGCAACACATCCACGTCATTATTCAAGTCGTATTATTCAAAGAATATCCAAAATAAATTTCCAAgagaaacaaatgaacaaataaccCACACTTTTCACTCCTTGTATTTTCATTTTGACTTTCAAAATACTCCTTAAAAATCTCAAACTGCAtgaccaattaaaaaaaaaaaacgaatttttttttttttaccgatTCATACAGGATGAGATGTTTCATTGCCCTCATTTTTAACTTAAATACCAGTCCTTATAATTTGCTGTTAAATCTAAAGAAGTATGCTACGTTTAAGTTTGGTAAGCTAGTTATTTAACTAGATAGTTCCCCAGATTTATATGGCACATAATGAACAAATGACAAAGGCTCTTATGTTCCCCAGTTCCCTCATCTCTATATAGCTCATAATGTGAACCCGAAAAACACATTCCCAGCTCTGTATTGGTTTAATATGACATGGGTTATTGTGGGAACTCGTCAAAGGGGTTTTCTGTTCCCCGGCACTGCCGTACGGCTCTCAAAATAACAGGCCTTGAGGGAACTAAAGAAACGGTTGGAGTCATGGAATCACAAAAGGTCATAGCGTCCTTAGG
Protein-coding regions in this window:
- the dhx30 gene encoding ATP-dependent RNA helicase DHX30 isoform X2; the encoded protein is MAAHCSSIMRLRTLCNLGRKTFYITSGPGLDRTGVSLYRTRAGTAQNRGEPATDTDRGQSDLLMEFPEPKNLLHSTLSRSLGQSNISRYIQYSCTDGDVKRATVTLFWPQRIEVEGFGSRKQEAERRAAAAACHRLRELGVLGPRNQLPTQRLARESGWRSFVCEDEDEDPSVCKSMELRRTTSSRMRRAAGNLEVVEEDPKVSEALGIFSKPKALLARVIQVATTSESVNELLQYKTVGGKVKECELTLRWPAEMSFTGRGRRRLEAETRAAALACLRLKELDLLDEQNNPLTHAMYNQEEVKEAGVREKRPCRLEIPDSLERRIRDHLSQYPVEEAVQKLWAERADQRQSSSFNEDDVKGDNDEDSMLDVITGKPYRPLNPEEAEFLSDSLLKQWERAGPARGAELPVDTHRDRLVEAVEASRVVLVAGETGCGKTTRIPRFLLEGRVRGGAGAHCNILVTQPRRISAVSVAERVANEMGPALRPCVGYQVRLESRPPEASGGALLFLTVGVLLRKLRSNPWLRGVSHVMVDEVHERDVNTDVLLALLRRALTHNPELRVVLMSASGDTQRLASYFDECPVVHVPGFMHPVRQRYLEEVLREMGRPANKANTQEQDDPTPDLDLVADVIDHIHTRGEPGAVLCFLPGWQDIKALQQKLEEKHAFKLGSQLILPLHSSMSVADQQVVFKRPPEGQRKIVLATNIAETSITINDIVHVVDLGTQKEQSYDPRTKVSCLDTVWISRSNVIQRRGRAGRCQPGHAYHLFPRKQLDAMTKFPIPEILRTPLESLVVQAKIHSPQSKAVDFLSQVMDSPEQGSVREAVKTLQEIGVLDMSECLTPLGERVACMSCDPRLGKLLVLSCLFRCVLPMLSVAACLTRDPFHNSLQNRSTVTKAKGALSGSSCSDYLVFSRAVQGWRELQDRRGRLEYLDSHSLSAASLRFIHGLTQQFSENLAEAELVTHSAKCLRPSSLLNQHSNQEELLKAVLLAGFYPNLIQVKRGVVSKGGRFRPNDLSYRTQSGPVLLHRSSVNRAERKLPSRWLTFFSAIKSNGSVFIRDSSAVHPLALLLLTDCNLIERAYGDRVEVTMPGRSLVRWELSAQGWEVLWALRTSLQAMLHRNLRPLTSGCSVEENSTQDSQLISLLVDLLNSTEPDSNTADYSDLE